A single region of the Plantactinospora soyae genome encodes:
- a CDS encoding CoA-binding protein: protein MRNAQQILAEAGVIAVVGASRDPRKPAHSVPLQMQRYGWRIIPVNPEADELFGETVYRSLAEIPHPVDLVDVFRPAEDAAQVVREAVAIGAPAVWLQLGIVSAQARQIAEEAGIDYVEDRCLVVERAAGGLSRQH from the coding sequence GTGCGTAACGCTCAGCAGATCCTGGCCGAGGCCGGCGTGATCGCCGTGGTCGGTGCCTCCCGCGACCCCCGGAAGCCGGCGCACAGCGTGCCGTTGCAGATGCAGCGGTACGGCTGGCGGATCATCCCGGTCAACCCGGAGGCGGACGAACTCTTCGGCGAAACCGTCTACCGGTCGCTGGCCGAGATCCCGCACCCGGTCGACCTGGTCGACGTGTTCCGGCCGGCCGAGGACGCCGCCCAGGTGGTCCGGGAGGCCGTCGCGATCGGCGCCCCGGCGGTCTGGTTGCAGCTCGGCATCGTCTCCGCGCAGGCCCGGCAGATCGCCGAGGAGGCCGGCATCGACTACGTCGAGGACCGCTGCCTCGTGGTCGAACGCGCCGCCGGCGGGCTGTCCCGCCAGCACTGA
- a CDS encoding DUF4190 domain-containing protein, translated as MNPATPDPPSEPDRTGLNPYDVEAGQQSAPPVGGPPPAWAPGYPGYPGYQVRRPTNSMAIAAMITGIVSLFSCQLIGVVAVYLAKRARDEIQASGEEGAGFATAGLVLGWVAVGLAALTILALIAYFGLIGLVFATSSSTS; from the coding sequence GTGAACCCAGCTACTCCTGACCCACCGTCCGAGCCGGACCGCACCGGCCTGAACCCGTACGACGTCGAGGCCGGTCAGCAGTCCGCACCACCGGTCGGCGGTCCGCCCCCCGCCTGGGCGCCCGGTTATCCCGGATACCCCGGCTATCAGGTACGCCGGCCGACGAACAGCATGGCGATCGCCGCGATGATCACCGGCATCGTCTCGCTGTTCAGCTGCCAACTGATCGGCGTGGTCGCCGTCTACCTCGCCAAGCGTGCCCGCGACGAGATCCAGGCCAGTGGCGAGGAGGGCGCCGGCTTTGCCACCGCCGGCCTGGTCCTCGGCTGGGTCGCCGTCGGCCTGGCCGCGTTGACGATCCTCGCCCTGATCGCCTACTTCGGCCTGATCGGACTGGTCTTCGCGACCAGTTCGAGCACCTCCTAA
- a CDS encoding DUF4190 domain-containing protein, translating to MPTFTRITPPTGTFLGKEGESMSYPGSGQYGQPGQYGQPTGVNVLAILSLVFAFVFAPAGIVLGHLARRQISRTGEQGGQLALWGLILSYLFTALYVIGCCGWLALVSWAGSEGSGGAY from the coding sequence ATCCCGACATTCACTCGGATAACGCCGCCGACCGGTACGTTTCTGGGGAAGGAGGGCGAAAGCATGAGCTACCCAGGGTCCGGCCAGTACGGTCAGCCCGGCCAGTACGGCCAGCCGACCGGCGTCAACGTGTTGGCGATCCTGTCGCTGGTCTTCGCCTTCGTCTTCGCCCCGGCCGGCATCGTGCTCGGACACCTGGCCCGGCGCCAGATCAGCCGGACCGGCGAGCAGGGTGGCCAGTTGGCGCTCTGGGGGTTGATCCTGAGCTACCTCTTCACCGCGCTGTACGTGATCGGCTGCTGTGGCTGGCTGGCCCTGGTGAGCTGGGCCGGGTCGGAGGGCAGCGGTGGCGCCTACTGA
- a CDS encoding SDR family NAD(P)-dependent oxidoreductase produces MARRTRSGSQGTVSQSIDPARSGAPGDDVEPVTMRLDGRVALVTGAGSPDGIGYATARRLCGLGARVAIVSTTRRIHERATELGATGFVADLTDEAEVGALADAIVEQLGEVEVLVNNAGLASRASPEVLRPVVQLGYDEWHREIERNLSTAFLCSRAFIGGMAERGWGRIVNLSATAGPVNALPTEAAYAAAKAGVVGLTRALAMEMIADGVTVNAVAPGTIYTAASTMAELKQGLGTPVGRPGTPDEVAAAIAFLCSPAASYITGQMLVVDGGNSVREAEFR; encoded by the coding sequence TTGGCCCGCCGGACCCGCTCCGGTTCGCAAGGCACCGTCTCGCAGAGCATCGACCCGGCCCGAAGTGGCGCGCCGGGTGATGACGTCGAGCCGGTGACGATGCGCCTCGACGGACGGGTGGCGTTGGTCACCGGGGCCGGCAGCCCGGACGGGATCGGGTACGCCACCGCGCGCCGGCTCTGCGGACTGGGCGCCCGGGTGGCGATCGTCTCGACCACCCGGCGGATCCACGAGCGGGCGACCGAGCTGGGCGCGACGGGTTTCGTGGCCGACCTGACCGACGAGGCAGAGGTGGGGGCGCTGGCGGACGCCATCGTCGAGCAGCTCGGCGAGGTGGAGGTGCTGGTCAACAACGCGGGGCTGGCGAGTCGGGCGAGTCCCGAGGTGCTCCGCCCGGTGGTCCAGCTCGGCTACGACGAGTGGCACCGGGAGATCGAGCGGAACCTGAGCACCGCCTTCCTGTGCAGCCGGGCGTTCATCGGTGGCATGGCCGAACGGGGCTGGGGGCGGATCGTCAACCTCTCCGCGACCGCCGGCCCGGTGAACGCCCTACCCACCGAGGCGGCGTACGCGGCGGCGAAGGCGGGCGTGGTCGGGCTGACCCGGGCGCTCGCGATGGAGATGATCGCCGACGGGGTCACGGTCAACGCGGTGGCACCGGGAACGATCTACACCGCGGCGTCGACGATGGCGGAGCTGAAGCAGGGCCTGGGTACCCCGGTCGGCCGGCCCGGTACGCCGGACGAGGTCGCCGCCGCGATCGCCTTCCTCTGCTCGCCGGCCGCGTCGTACATCACCGGGCAGATGCTCGTGGTGGACGGTGGGAACAGCGTGCGCGAGGCGGAGTTCCGCTAG
- a CDS encoding Rv2578c family radical SAM protein, with amino-acid sequence MRWENLSSAPPDTGSPSGAASAAPPLPLALPGAVVRTFDTPAFAGMTFYEVQAKSILNRVPGTSRVPFEWTINPYRGCSHACAYCLAGETEILLADGGTRPLARLRVGDQIYGTVAQGNHRRYVRTEVLAHWSTVKPAYRITLEDGTELTASGDHRFLTPRGWKHVVSSPPGDAPRPYLALTDSLVGTGRSTATTDARPGGPDGRLDGTILGSRAALRIRGIEPLDGELRLYDITTGTGDFIANGVVSHNCFARNTHTYLDLDAGRDFDSKVIVKVNAGEVVRRELAAPKWRGEHVAMGTNVDCYQRAEGRYRLMPPILTALRDFANPFSILTKGTLILRDLPLLRQAATVTRVSVSLSVGFVDEPMWRSVESGTPSPRRRLDAVRQLTDAGFQVGVLMAPILPGLTDTEESIEATVAAIAAAGAVSVTPLPLHLRPGARQWYAAWLAREFPRLVPRYRALFGTGSYLPQAYQREVTARVRMAARRHGLHRAGSGEARQVTPTDVPAPVVEQLTLL; translated from the coding sequence ATGCGCTGGGAAAACCTGTCGTCGGCTCCCCCCGACACCGGATCCCCCTCGGGGGCGGCGTCAGCGGCTCCACCCCTGCCGCTGGCGCTGCCCGGCGCTGTCGTCCGCACCTTCGACACCCCCGCGTTCGCCGGCATGACCTTCTACGAGGTGCAGGCGAAGTCGATCCTCAACCGGGTGCCGGGCACGTCGCGGGTGCCGTTCGAGTGGACGATCAACCCCTACCGGGGGTGCAGCCACGCCTGCGCGTACTGCCTGGCCGGGGAGACCGAGATCCTGCTCGCCGACGGTGGCACCCGACCGTTGGCGCGGCTGCGGGTCGGCGACCAGATCTACGGAACCGTCGCGCAGGGCAACCACCGGCGCTACGTGCGTACCGAGGTGCTGGCGCACTGGTCGACGGTGAAGCCGGCGTACCGGATCACGCTGGAGGACGGCACCGAGCTGACCGCCAGCGGCGACCACCGGTTCCTCACCCCGCGCGGCTGGAAGCACGTCGTCAGCTCGCCGCCCGGCGACGCGCCCAGGCCCTATCTCGCCCTCACCGACAGCCTGGTCGGCACCGGCCGGTCGACGGCGACCACCGACGCGCGTCCCGGCGGTCCCGACGGCCGGCTCGACGGGACGATCCTCGGCAGCCGGGCCGCGCTGCGGATCCGCGGGATCGAGCCGCTGGACGGCGAACTCCGGCTCTACGACATCACCACCGGGACCGGTGACTTCATCGCCAACGGGGTGGTGAGTCACAACTGTTTCGCCCGGAACACCCACACCTACCTCGACCTGGACGCGGGACGCGACTTCGACAGCAAGGTGATCGTCAAGGTCAACGCGGGTGAGGTGGTCCGCCGCGAGCTGGCGGCGCCGAAGTGGCGGGGCGAGCACGTCGCCATGGGTACCAATGTGGACTGCTACCAGCGGGCCGAGGGCCGTTACCGGCTGATGCCGCCGATCCTGACGGCGCTGCGCGACTTCGCCAACCCCTTCTCGATCCTGACCAAGGGCACGCTGATCCTGCGCGACCTGCCACTGCTGCGCCAGGCGGCCACCGTGACCCGGGTCAGTGTCTCGCTGTCGGTCGGCTTCGTGGACGAGCCGATGTGGCGCTCCGTCGAGTCGGGTACGCCGAGCCCGCGCCGCCGGCTCGACGCCGTACGGCAACTGACCGACGCCGGCTTCCAGGTCGGCGTGCTGATGGCACCGATCCTGCCCGGCCTGACCGACACCGAGGAGTCGATCGAGGCGACGGTGGCCGCGATCGCCGCCGCCGGAGCGGTGAGCGTCACGCCGTTGCCGCTGCACCTGCGCCCCGGCGCCCGCCAGTGGTACGCGGCCTGGCTGGCCCGGGAGTTTCCGCGACTCGTCCCGCGCTACCGGGCACTCTTCGGCACGGGCTCCTATCTGCCGCAGGCGTACCAACGGGAGGTGACGGCCCGGGTCCGGATGGCGGCCCGCCGGCACGGCCTGCACCGCGCCGGGTCGGGCGAGGCCCGGCAGGTCACGCCGACGGACGTTCCGGCGCCCGTCGTTGAACAGCTCACCCTGTTGTGA
- a CDS encoding helix-turn-helix transcriptional regulator — MSASFVLLGLLSSGPKHGYELKRAYDRSLPNAKPLAFGQVYATIGRLERDGLVERAGQDRDGGPDRVAYALTDLGRQSLDEWLGAVEPPAPYVSSVLLAKVVVALLTADSDRAGTYLADQRAAHTARLRELTRSKHESTANIGDVITADFAIAHLDADLRWLRTTLERVGEMHQETSP; from the coding sequence GTGTCCGCCTCGTTCGTGCTGCTCGGTCTCCTGTCGTCCGGGCCGAAACACGGCTATGAGCTCAAACGCGCCTACGACCGCAGCCTGCCCAACGCGAAGCCGCTCGCGTTCGGGCAGGTGTACGCCACGATCGGCCGGCTCGAACGCGACGGACTGGTCGAACGCGCCGGCCAGGACCGGGACGGTGGGCCCGACCGGGTCGCGTACGCGCTGACCGACCTCGGCCGGCAGAGTCTCGACGAGTGGCTCGGCGCCGTGGAGCCGCCGGCCCCGTACGTCAGCAGTGTGCTGCTGGCGAAGGTGGTGGTCGCCCTGCTCACCGCCGACTCCGACCGCGCCGGCACGTACCTGGCCGACCAGCGCGCCGCGCACACCGCCCGGCTACGCGAACTGACCCGGTCGAAGCACGAGTCGACCGCCAACATCGGCGACGTGATCACCGCTGATTTCGCCATCGCCCATCTCGACGCGGACCTACGCTGGCTGCGTACCACGCTGGAGCGCGTCGGCGAGATGCATCAGGAGACTTCGCCATGA
- a CDS encoding DUF4190 domain-containing protein, with translation MSDPQQSGYSSDPSWQAQPAPQPPAQPVYQEPTYQPAPSDQGYQASYPDSAPPQGYPAEQAYPTQAYPTSADPYGQPQAAGYPPPGYPVIVAAPPVNGLSIAALVVSIVGVLGLCGYGLGGYIGIVGAILGHVSRKQIRERGEGGAGLATAGIIVGWIAAAIAVLATIAIVGLIVWAAQQPSDFESGY, from the coding sequence ATGAGCGACCCCCAGCAGAGCGGCTACTCCAGCGACCCGTCGTGGCAGGCGCAGCCGGCGCCGCAGCCACCGGCACAACCGGTCTACCAGGAGCCGACCTACCAGCCCGCCCCTTCTGACCAGGGCTACCAGGCCAGCTACCCGGATTCGGCCCCACCACAGGGTTACCCGGCCGAGCAGGCGTACCCGACCCAGGCGTACCCGACGAGCGCGGATCCGTACGGCCAGCCGCAGGCGGCGGGCTACCCTCCGCCCGGCTATCCGGTCATCGTCGCCGCGCCACCGGTCAACGGGCTGTCGATCGCCGCCCTGGTCGTCTCGATCGTCGGCGTGCTCGGCCTCTGCGGCTACGGCCTCGGCGGCTACATCGGAATCGTCGGCGCGATCCTCGGACACGTGTCGCGCAAGCAGATCCGTGAACGGGGCGAGGGCGGCGCGGGTCTGGCCACCGCCGGAATCATCGTCGGCTGGATCGCCGCCGCGATCGCGGTGCTCGCCACCATCGCGATCGTCGGGCTCATCGTCTGGGCGGCCCAGCAACCCTCCGACTTCGAGAGCGGTTACTGA